TGGTAAGGCGTTTGATGGACTATAAGCTTATAGGTTTGTTAAACGCTGAGACAATAAAAAAGCCACTATCAAGTGGCTTTTTTTATATTAAATACTTTTATTTAGCTTTGTTTACTGATCAGCTTTTCAATTAATACTTATCACTATTAAAGCATAATCTGGGCGTTAACCGCCGAACCAATAAATTTTCGATTCTTATCAATATACAATCATGACAGGTATGAGTATTATCAATAGGTTAAGCTGTGCCTAACACTGACTCAACCAAGGATACCCAAACTTTAATGCCTATTTCTATCGCATCGTCATTGAAGTCATAAGCTGGGTTATGAAGTGGCTTCGATGGTTCGTTGCCATCAACGCCTAACCAAAAATAAGCGCCTTTTACCTGCTGGCTCATAAATGAAAAGTCTTCTGATGCCATAGAAGGCTCTACGCCTGTTTTCACATTGTCCGCGCCGACGACAGCAGTTGCTGCGTTTTTAATATCTAAATAAGCCTCACTGTTGTTGGTAGTAACTGGATAATGAATGTGATAGTCAATCTCTCCTGTGACACCATATAAAGGTGGTAGAGTAGTAACCATCTGAGCATATCTTGCATAGACTGACGGACATCTATATCAAAGCTGCGTACCGTACCTTTTAATACCGCATGATCTGGAATAACATTAGTTGTATCGCCGCTGTTCATCTGAGTGACACTGATTACACCAGATTGCAGAGGAGATATTCGGCGCGAGATAATTGACTGGATATTGGTTATCAGCGCGGCACCTGCTGCAATAGGATCTGCGCCTTGGTGTGGCATAGCAGCATGCGTGCCTTTACCAGTTAAGGTAATTTCAAAGGTATCAAAAGATGCCATCATAGGGCCATCATTAACAGCAACTTGACCTACGGGTAACCCTGGCCAGTTGTGCAAGCCATAGACAGCATCCATTGGAAATTTATCAAACAAGCCATCTTCTATCATTGCTTTGGCACCACCTAATACTTCTTCAGCTGGCTGAAAAATAAAATGAATAGTGCCATTAAAGTTTTTATTTTCACTAAGATATTTTGCCGTGCCTAATAAGATAGAGGTATGTCCATCGTGCCCACACGCATGCATACAGTTGTCATGTGTTGACTTATATTCAACATCGGTTTGCTCTGCAATCGGTAACGCATCAATATCGGCTCTAATGCCTATGGTTGGCCCCTCACCATTTTTTAATGTACCTACAACGCCGGTAACACCTAAACCTTGATGTACTTCAATGCCAAAGGCGGTTAATTTATCGACTATAAAGGATGAGGTTTTGAATTCTTTAAATCCCAACTCTGGCTCACTGTGTATCTGTTTTCGCCATTGTTTGGTTTCGTTTAATAACTGCGAGCTGATAGACACTGATAGTCTCCGTTAAATACGATATGATCAATAAGTAATAAACAATGGCTTACTTTAAGCAGCCTGCCAGCTAAAATCAAATAATGTGATTTACATTGGTAAAAATATTAGGCAATAAAAAAGGTAAGTCTATTATTCATAAACTTACCTTTTGTTTGTGCTGATTTTAAACGAATTAGTTCAAAATACCGTAAGCAATCAACGCATTGGCAACGCGGTTATAGCCAGCAATGTTGGCACCTGACATATAATCGATGCATTCATCACAGTTAAAGCCATATTCTTCTGCCGCTGCTGCTGCATCATCATGGATGTTTTTCATGATAACTTGCAGTTGTTGATCAACATCTTCAAAGCTACGATACTGACGTACTGAGTTTTGAGACATCTCTAAGCCAGATACCGCAACACCACCAGCATTAGCAGCTTTACCTGGTGCATAGTGCATCTTTTTCTCACGTACAAAGTCAATGGCTTCAGCATCTAGAGGCATATTAGCGCCTTCTACGATGTAGCGGATACCATGCTCAAACATGTTTCTAGCATCGGCTTCAGTCACTTCGTTTTGAGTGGCACATGGGATTGCGATATCACCATCAAACTCCCAAGGTTTTTTACCAGGTAACCATAAGCCACCAAATTCACGATGGTATTCAAATAGTGGGCGACGTGCCGCTTTTTGACGTTTTACCCAATCGATTTTTTCTTGAGTAAAGCCAAGCTCATCATATAAGGTACCTTTAGAGTCAGATAAAGTAATGACTTTTGCCCCTAAAGCCAATGCTTTTTCTGCAGCATGTACCGCAACGTTACCCGCACCTGATACTAGAACGGTTTTACCTTCCATTTTGTCATTGCGTGCATTGAGCATGTTCTGTAAGAAGTAGACCGCGCCATAGCCGGTTGCTTCAGAACGGCATAAGCTACCACCAAAACCAACGCCTTTACCGGTTAATACACCTGTATATTCATGGCTTAGGTTTTTGTACATGGCGAACATGTAGCTAACTTCGCGGCCGCTGACACCGATGTCACCAGCAGGGACGTCCATATCTTGGCCAATATAGTGGTATAGCTCGCGGATGAAAGCGTAACAGAAGCGACGGATTTCGTTGTCAGATTTGCCCTCTGGATTAAAGTCAGAGCCGCCTTTTGCACCGCCCATCGGTAAACCAGTTAATGCATTTTTGAAGATTTGTTCGAAGCCTAGGAACTTAAGAATAGATTCGTTGACAGTTGGATGGAAGCGAATGCCGCCTTTGTAAGGACCTATCGCATTGCTGAATTGGACTCGCCAGCCGCGGTTGATTTGGATATTGCCTTCATCATCTTCCCAATTGATTCGAAAGCTAATGATGCGATCTGGTTCAGTAAGACGTTCAAATACTTTATATTTTGCAAAGTTTGGATCACGATCATAAACAACCTGGATGGTACTTGCGACTTCTTTCACCGCTTGAATAAACTCAGGTTGATGTGGATAGCGTTCTTCAATGATATCGATGACGTTTTGCATACTCATAGGCCCTGTCCTTTTTCAAATCAAGTTGGATTTATGTTACCGCGAGTGAAAAAATTACCGCAAATCAGTAATAAATTCAACATTTTTTTATGTTAGATGCTCATTATATTACTAAAATCTATTTGTTCAGGACCATTTACAAACCATTTTTAATTGGCTCAGGCGTTTAAATCATTAGGCTGTAGCTAATAAAAATAAAGCAAACAGTAATAACGCTTAGTACATTCCCTGGCCATCATCTGAATTCAATCTTAGGAAATACAAGCCAGAGGTGATGGTTACGATACCCATAACCCAAAATGTACTGCTAAATGCAGCCGTGGTTTCAAAATGCAGACGATCACTAAAAATAGCCAATACAGCAGCACCAAAAGCAATGCCAAAGCTCATTGCTAATTGTTGGTTAACCGCCATTAAGCTATTACCACTACTGGTCTGAGTGCCCTTTAAATCACCAATGGTAATGGTGTTCATCGCGCTAAATTGTAGCGAATTACAACAGCCCATCACAAACAATATCGGTGCTATCCAGTACCAGGGCATACTGGCATCAAAATAACCAATACTGATGATTAGTAAGCCTAAAATAGTGGTGTTGGCAACCAGAACTTTACGATAAGAGAAGGTACGAATAATCTTACTCACCCATGGCTTAATAGTCATCGAGCCTGCAGCAATGGGCATTAACAACCAGCCTGCCTGCGATGGGGTATATTCAAAGGCTACCTGTAATAAAATAGGCAGCAAGTAGGGTACGGCACTGATACCCAGTCGCGTAAATAAGTTACCACTGATGCCGACTCGGAAGGTACGTACCGAGAATAAAGACAATGGAAATAACGGTGCTTTAGAGCGTTTGGCGTGTCCGACATAAGCTAGTAATAAGCCAATACCCACTGCAATTAAAACGCTGCCTAGCAGGGTGTCATTAGGGCGTGATACCATCTCTACCGCTAAGGTTAATAACGCTGCAGCGAACGCAAACAACCCAAAGCCTAACCAATCAAATCGGGCAACCAGTTCTTTTAGCTCAGGCACATACTTTAACGCCACTAAAAAACCAATGATACCCATAGGAATATTCATTAAGAAAATCCAGTGCCAGCTGACATACTGCACCAAGTATCCGCCCAATAACGGTCCAATTAAAGGCGCAATTAGTGCTGGGATAACCGCGTAATTCATTACCGTTAATAGCTTATTGCGAGGATAGGACTTAAATAAAATCAAGCGCGCCACAGGGGTCATCATCGCACCGCCAACACCTTGGAATACGCGTGATATAACAAGCATATTCAAGTCAGACGACATGGCACAAAATAATGAGCCTAAAGTAAACACCACAATAGAGGATAAAAACACCTTGCGTGTGCCGTATTTATCGGCTAAGAACCCACTGACCGGAATAAAGATAGCCAAAGTTAAGGCGTAACTAATAACCGCCCATTGCATCTTAAGAGGAGACTCGCCCAAGGCGATTGCCATTTGCGGCAACGCGGTATTGAGAATGGTGCCATCCAAAATTTGCATAAATAACGCAACAGCCATCACATAGGGCAAAAACTTTAGCTGCGTTTCTGTCAGCTTGATGTTTGATTCAGCTGTGCTTGAGCTATTATCTGAGGAGGTAGGTGTTTTAGTCATTACTTATTTCTCATATCTTAAGCAGGGATACGTTCGCCGTGGAATACTTGATAATTGGCAATGATAAGTGAATAAAACGGGCATTCTAACATGAATGCCCTAATCATCTATTTCAAGCTGATTTAATAGACACCGCGGCCATCTTCGGTGTTCAAATGTAGGAAATGAAGCCCGGATAGTATGGTAAAGATGCCTAATACATAATAGGTCGCATGAAACGAGGTGACCGTATCAAAATGTAATCGATCGGTAAAGATAGCCAGGATACTGGCGCCGATTGCAATACCAAAGCTAATGGCCAATTGTTGATTAACTGCCATCAAGCTATTACCGCTACTGGTCAATGAGCCTTTAAGGTCAGCTACAGTAATGGTATTTAACGCACTAAACTGCAATGAGTTACAAGCGCCCATAACCACTAATAAAGGGACAAGCCAAACCCATGACATACTGGCGTCAAACTGCGCTAATACGATAATAAGTAGCCCTACAAAAAAGGTATTTACCAATAACACTTTTTGGTAACTAAACTTACGAATGATAGGACTGACCAAAGGTTTGATGCCTATTGCACCCACCGCAATAGGCGTTAATAGCCAGCCAGCTTGTGAGGGGGTATATTTAAACTCAACTTGTAGGATTAATGGTAACAAATAGGGAATGGCGCTAATACCAATACGGGTAAACAAGTTGCCAATGATACCCACCTTAAAGGTGCGTACTGAAAATAATGAAATAGGGAAAATGGCATGATCACAGCGGCGTGCGTGGTAAATATAACCAGCCAGTAGTATCAGTGAGAATACTATCAAACCAAGACCTGTTGTGCCTTGTCCAGACTTTGATAGCATTTCAACCGCTAGTGTTAACATTGCTGCAGCGACTGCAAATAATATAAAGCCTCGCCAATCAAGCTTGCCAGCATCTTCTTTTAAATCAGGAATGAGGTTAACGGTCAATATCAGACCCAATACGCCCATAGGCACGTTAATTAAAAAGATCCAATGCCAACTGGCGTACTGCACTAAGTAGCCACCGATCAAAGGACCTACCAAAGGGGCGACCAGTGCAGGGATTAATGCGTAGTTCATGACGGTTAATAACTGGCTACGTGGATAAGACTTGACTAACACTAAGCGTGCCACAGGGGTCATCATTGCGCCGCCAACACCCTGAATCAGACGAAATCCAACCAAATAAGTTAAGTTTGGTGCCAATGCACATAGTAGGGAGCCCAGACAGAAGATAACAATGGCAAATAAGAACACTTTTTTGGTGCCATACTTATCCGCTAGGTACCCACTGACTGGTATAAAGATAGCCAAAGTTAGAGCGTAACTGATAATGGCCCATTGCATTTTTAGTGGTGAGGCGTCTAAGGCTTTGGCCATCTCTGGTAAAGCAGTGTTTAGGATGCTGGCGTCTAGGATTTGCATAAATAGTGCAATCGCGAGGACAGTAGGTAGATATTTTAATTGTTTGGCACTAAGTTTTACTTTTGGCGCATCTTGTTCAGCCGCTTCATCTTCTGCGGCAGGGGTTTTAGTATTTGACATGGTTGTATCCCCAACAAGTATCAGTAGGTTAAGTGATGAAATCGTTATATTGAATACAAAACCATACACATACCTATTGCATTAAGCAGGAGTTGTATTAAGCATGAGATGTTAAGTAGTGTGCGTTTAGTTTATATTCAATATGTAGTCATAATAATGAGAATATCTTAACACGCAGACCAAAGCACTTTTTTAGTAAAAGTGTAGGTTTAATGGTGAGTTTGGTAGCTAGCTTTGATGTTTAAGAGACTGATGCTTAAGAGTAGGGTTAGAATAAATAGGGTATTAAATGGTTGATTAAAACAATGACTAAGATAACGATACTGAGTTTTATATCATCATCCTTTAACATGTCATGTATAGTAATGATGCATAAGGTTTATAAGTAAGCTAATACCTTATTACTCTTATTTTATTAATACTAAAAGGAACAGACAGATTATGAGTAACGATATCAATAACAATAACAGTTACACCCCACCAAAAGTTTGGCAGCCAGTAGAAGGTAATGGCGGTAAGTTCGCCAACACCAACAGACCAACTGCAGGTGCCCGCCAACAGCAAACCTTGCCTGTCGGTGATAAGCCACTACAGTTATATTCGCTAAACACGCCAAATGGCATCAAGGTGAATATACTGTTAGAAGAGTTGGCGGAATTAGGCATTGAGCAGGCCGCTTATGATGCTTATAAAATAGACATCATGGAAGGCGATCAATTCGGCTCTGACTTTGTTGATATTAACCCTAACTCAAAGATTCCAGCATTGGTTGATTATAGTGATAAGCAAAATCCAGTGAAGTTATTTGAGTCAGGCGCCATTTTGACCTATCTGGCGCAAAAGTTTGATAAATTCATACCTAAGCCTAGCGACAATTCAAAGGACAGCCAAAAATATGCAGATTATTTAAGCTGGAGTATGTGGCAAATGGCGAGCGCCCCTTATGTAGGTGGCGGCTTTGGTCACTTCTTTAACTATGCCCCATATCCAATGCAATATCCAATTGATAGATTCACTATGGAAACCAAGCGTCAATTGGATGTTTTAGACCAACATTTAGCCGACAATGAATATATGCTTGGCGATGGTAATGACAACTATAGTATTGTCGATATGTTGATTTGGCCATGGTACGGCCGCTTGGCTTTGGATCAGTCGTATGAGCGAGCAGGGGAGTTCTTACAAGTTGATCAGTATAGCAACCTACAACGCTGGGCCAAGCAAATTGCGAAGCGTCCTGCAGTACAACGTGCGGTTGAACTAGAGTTAACACCGCTTAGTTAATGGTTATTCAGAGCTATAATTGAAGAGATAAATAGCGTTAGATTAAGGGTAGGTGGATGTTTTTAAACATATTTTAAAATAATCCACCTATTTAAAAATGTTGTGTTATACTAGCGCCTTGCTGATTGATAACATCGCCCGCAATTGTCGTCTGGAGAAGACACCTATTAAAATTGTTGCCGATGATTTTGTTATTAGCCTTATGAATGACCTATTGTCATGCTTAGCTAATATACTCACGGTAACAACCACCAAAATACGTCGTTAACTTGTACATTGGATGTACTAATTAATGGACGCTTATCTGTGTTGTGCCTAAAACCTAAACCGATCACTCCCGCCATCAGCAATGGCAACCTTTTCGTGACGGTAAAAAATGGACACACATTTATGTCAAATTTAGACAACCTTCTTAACAACGCCCTTACCGATACAGCTGATGCTGAAAACGCACAAGGCGTTATCCAATCTGATGACGATTTAAGCTTTGTAGACCTAGAGTTAGCGCCAGAGTTAATCGACGCGCTTACCGCTAGTGGCTATACCATGCCTACCCCAATTCAAGCGCAAGCTATCCCACCTGCTATGGCCGGTCGTGACTTATTACTGTCTGCCCAAACTGGTAGTGGTAAAACAGCTGCTTTCGTATTACCAATGCTTGACAAAATCATCCGTGATAAAGCAACCAATAAAGTTGTGCACACCGTGATTCTAACGCCAACCCGTGAACTTGCAAACCAAGTAAGCGATAGCGTACGTCAGTATAGCTCAAAAACTCGCAATATCTTTAGCGTACCTTTAGTCGGCGGCGCGCCTTACGGCGGTCAGATTCGTGCACTAAATAAAGGTGTTCAAGTTATCATTGCAACCCCAGGTCGTTTCATCGATCATATGAATTCAGGTCGTATCGACTTGTCAGAATTAGACATTCTAATTCTTGATGAAGCCGATCGCATGCTTGACATGGGCTTTGCTGAAGACATCGAAAAAGTAATGAAAGCGGCGCCAAAAACTCGTCAAACCATTATGTGTTCTGCAACGTGGGATGGTCCTGTCGGCAAGATTGCTGCCAGCTTCACCAACAACCCAGAACGTATCGATATCAAAGCTGAAACCAAGCACATTGACGAAACTGTTTACTATGCAGATGACTTTAATCATAAAAACCGTCTGCTAGATACGCTATTAACTCAAAAAGATGTGAATCAAGCGATTATCTTTGCTGCTACAAAGCGTAGCTGTGAGACATTGGCTAAGAGCCTAAAAGAGCAAGGCCATAAAGCCAGCTTCTTACATGGTGACTTACCACAAGCCAAGCGTAGTCGTATCATTAATGATGTGAAATCTGGCAAAATCACTATCCTAGTTGCAACTGACGTTGCTGCTCGCGGTATTGATGTGAGCGGTATTACTCACGTATTCAACTATGACTTACCACGTCAAACAGAAGATTACGTGCATCGCATCGGTCGTAGTGGTCGTGCCGGCCGTACTGGTATCGCTATTAATATCTGTAGCATCGATGACCGTCCACAACTTGAAGCCATCAACCGTTATTTAAAACGTACCATGTCAGTTGAAGAAATCGAAGGCATGGAGCCTAAGAAAAACACCAAAGACATGAAAGTCGGTAGTGGTGCTGGTCGTGGACGTGGCGGTAATCGTCGTGGCGGCGGTCCAGGTGCAGGCAACCGTCGTGGTGGCAATGGTGGCGGAGGCTATCGTGGCAAATCAGCTGATAACGCTGGTGGTGAAAGACGTGGCAATGGTGCCGGTCGCCCAAGTGGCAAGCCTACCGGCCGTCGCTTTGGTAAACCTGCTGGCTCAAGCGCTGGTGCTGGTAAGCCAGGTGGACAACGCCGCAGTGCAGCTTCTCGTTCAGGCGAAGGCCGTCCAGCCCGTCGCAGCAACAATGGCTAGTTAATTGGTTAACACTGATTAACCGGTTATAAAAAAGACCAACTTTAACGAGTTGGTCTTTTTTTATGCCCAAACGTTATTCATTGCAGCTGCTGTTTAAATGGCAGCTCATTACCCTTATATAAGACGTTAAGACTTAGAGCTTAATACATTACATTGAATATAACGATTAACTTATTGCAGCATCTTTAACACAGGATTTTATTATGAAAATTACTTATTGGTCGGACTATGCATGCCCGTATTGCTACATTGGTGAAGTAAGACTGGATAAAGCCATCGCTCAGTTACAGTCGCAAAATGAACTCACTGACAATGTAGATATAGAGCTCAAAGCATTTCAATTAGATCCTAATGCACCACTAACGGCTACTGGTTCAACCCTTGAACGCTTGGCACAAAAGTATGGTATCAGCGCTGAGCAAGCTCGCCAGCAGATTGCAAATATTTCTCAGACTGCAAGAGAGGAGGGGTTAGACTTCGATTACACCGATACCTTGTTTACCAATACCATGGATGCACACAGACTGACTAAATACGTGCAACAAAACCAACCTGAATTTGCCGACAGCTTTAAAAAGGCGGTATATAAAGCTTATTTTATCGATAAGAAAGAGTTGGCCAATCGTCAGGTATTAGCCTCAATTGCCAGTGATATTGGTTTAAACGTTGATGTGAATGCACTGCTTGATAGTGATGAGTATAAAGAAGAGGTAGCTGTTGACCAGCAACAGGCAATGCAATTAGGGGTGCGCGGTGTACCTTATTTTGTAATTAATGATAAATATGCGATTCCAGGCGCGATGGCACAAGCTGATTTTGAGAATGCATTAAGACAGATTTATCAAGAATCGTTAGATAGTTAATTGGTAATTAATACATACACTAATTTCACAATAATTATTCATTATGGAAAGCTATGATACCTCTATTCAAAAACAAAAGTAACAAACAGCCCTCATGGTTTGACAGTGGTAATGCTTATATTCAAAATAGACTTCTAGAAACCAGACCTCACTATTTGACTGCACCTGCTGCAATTGAAGTTTGCAATATAGCAGCAGAATTCAATTTTTATATTAAACACTATGAAGCAGGCATCCTACATGAAATAAATGGGAAAAAGTGCTATGAGCCTCGTGATGGTTGGGTTAACAGTTATGCTGACATTGGTAAAGTTGAATCATTTGAAGATGCGAAAAGAAACAATCAAATTGCTTTTAACTTGATAAAAGAGGATATTGCTAATGGGCATACTGCTTTTAGTGTAAAGTTAAATGAGTTCTAGGGACTAAGAGGGTGAACTTGATTTGCAGTATTTAATAACTGATGATAAATATGCGACTCTTAGTATCCTGTCGCAAGCAGATTTTTAAAATGCGCTAAGACAGATTTATCAAGAGTCTTTAGATAGTGACCTTGAGAGTAATGCTACTAGTTGTGATATTAATGGTGAATAGACAGCTTGCTTAAGAAAATTTAAGATAAAAAAAGACCAGCTCTTATGAACTGGTCTTTCTTACTTATTAAAACTGCTTTGGTGTTGGAGTTGAGCCTCTAACTGTGTCCGATTTGGTAATTGATTAATAACGCTTTCAACGGTTCCTTTTTGTAAAACTAATTCTCGGAAAGTATTTCCATTATCCTCACTATAGAATAATCTCTCAGACTCTCCACTATAAGCTAAACTTAGTTGCACCCCGCCATATCCATCAAATCCCGTATAAGCCATACCAATTTCTGCTGTTTCAATATCACAAACATTAGGAATCTCGCCATAACTTAGTTTTTTGATATCTACTGGAATTGACCCTAATTCATCAGACGTTTTTCCGGCAGGGTAGTATGGCTTAAGAAATGACTTTTTCAGGTGGGAGAAAATAACATCTAGCGTATAGTTATAGGTTAACTTTTTAGGTAAAACCTCATCACCGATGATAAACATCATAGTGCCATAGTAAAATTGATAACTGTCCGAATCACCTTTACAAAGCACTTCCCACATGATACCAAACTTTTTCTCATCATCAATTACCAACATTTTTCACCTCAATACTTTAACTGGGTTTATAACAGCAGTTGATCAATGATGTAACTGCGTCTAAGTGAATATCATTAAACCATCTAAGCAGTCCACTTAGATTGCCTATCAATAACTATAAAAATTAGTTTAATCACGACTAAGCCATATAGCAGTAGGTACAGACCAAACCAAAGAATATAGTGACAATTTTTAGCAATAAAAACAGTTGAGTAACTGATATTGAGGAAGGGCGCGGTTTCCATCAAGCCTAGTAGCAGTGATGATAATATGAGCCAACAAAGAAAAAGGGTGTACTGAACACCCTCCCATGAAGACTTGATAAGAGCGGTAACACAAAATGTAATCAATAACATAAAGCTGCTAATGATTATAAAAATAGAATCAGAGCCACCAGTGCCTTGCAGATGTGATATTTGATACAAATCACCTTCTACTATATAAGATGAAATAGCTAATCCGCCACCAGAATCAATAGTGAAGCTGGTTATAAATAACAGCAACGCTAATAGAACCAACCCCAATCTTAATAGCATAAAATAGATGACTCGAGATGAGATGAAACGAAAGGCGGCTACTTATGGTTTAACACTGCGGATAACCGACGCCGACCTCAACCATCTCAATACGTGAGCCATCAACGTTACCATCTTGAGGATTGTAAGCATGCACAGCAAGTCCGCCCATAGCGGTCTCTTTGTACTTGTCCATCATGTCTTCGCCTGTGGCTTTCATGGTCGCGATTGCTTTATCTAGTGACACATGATGTTCGCCATCACCGCGCGCAGCAAGTCGTGCTGCGTTAATGGCTTTGACCGCTGCCATAGCGTTACGCTCAATACAAGGCACTTGCACTAGCCCGCCGATTGGGTCACAGGTTAAACCTAAGTTATGCTCAATGCCAATTTCAGCAGCATTGGTCGACTGCTCAGGTGTTAATCCTAATATTTCTGCAAGACCTGATGCAGCCATAGCGCATGCAGAGCCGACCTCACCCTGACAACCCACTTCAGCACCCGAGATAGAAGCGTTTTCTTTGATAATCGTACCGATAGCGGCTGCTGCTAATAAGAACTTACGAGCACCCTCCTGGCTATAACCTGGTATAAAATCACGATAATAATGCATCACTGCAGGGATAATACCAGCGGCACCATTGGTAGGGGCTGTTACCACACGACCGCCATTGGCATTTTCTTCATTAACCGCTAGCGCATATAAATCAACCCAGTCCATCGCCATCAGTTTATCTGAATCATTGCGAATGTCTTTTTGTTCTTCAAGTAGCTCTTGATGTAGCTTTTTAGCACGGCGTCGTACCTTTAATCCACCTGGCAGGATGCCTTCACCGTTACAGCCATTGCGTACACACTCTTGCATGACATTCCACACCGCATCTAAGTGCTGATTGATGGTTGCTTCATCGCGAATCGCTAGTTCATTGGCCATCATCACTTCGCTGATGCTTAAGTTATTTGCTTCACATTGCTCTAATAACTGGCGACCGGTTCTAAATGGGTAGGGAACACGGCTATCGCTAGTAATAGCAACACTGTCTGCTGAAGTGTCTGATTCTAATTTTTTACCCACGCTGTCAGCAGATGATTCTGATGCTGAATTATCAGCGGTTTTCGCGTATTCATCTTCAGTAGCAACAAAGCCGCCACCGATTGAGTAGTATATACGGCTGATTTTTTCACCGTCTTGCGTAAAGGCGGTAAAGCTTAGTCCATTGGGGTGATGGGGTAGGTTGTTTTGAGGATGCCAGACGATATCGGTATCGTAGTCAAAACGTATCGGATAACTGTGATTCAGATCTAAAATCTTGTTGTCTAGAACAGGGGATAAATACTCTGAAACTTTGGTTGTGTCAATTTTGTCCGCTTTAAATCCGAGCAAACCTAAAATACAAGCCGTATCTGTTGCGTGGCCTTTACCGGTTGATGCCAAAGAGCCAAACAGGCCTACTTGGATGCGTGTAATTTCTTCAAGGGCATATTGTTTAGTTACTTCATCCAAGAACATACCAGCGGCAACCATAGGCCCCATTGTATGTGAGCTTGATGGACCAATTCCGATTTTAAACATGTCGAATAAGCTGATCATTGTCGTTATATACCTTACTTTATTTTTATTATGAATTTATCTATACAAATATAGTGACCAATTATAACTAAATGTTTGTCATAATAATAAGGATTTTAAGTAACACTTGTTTTTAATTTTTTGATTACTGCATTTTAGCGGGTAAAACACATCTATTCGCAAATCAATTAGAGATTATGTGCATTAAAATACATACATCAAAGTTTGTGTACAAGCATAAAAACTAACGATTCGTATTGTCATAGCCTTTCAATACCAAACTGGAATAAGCTAATGCTTTTTTGGAATGACGATTTTACTTGAAACAAACAGCCGCAATCCCATCAATGAGCATTAGTTATTGATGAACTGTTGTTTATTTTTATAATAAGACCCTTTTTTTAAATCATATCTAACTTAGAGGAAAACTCATGGCCTTTCATGCGTTCAGAAATGTTACGACCATCGCTGCTACAGCTATCCTGTTAGCTGCTTGTAATCAATCACCTTCAGAGGGT
Above is a window of Psychrobacter sp. FDAARGOS_221 DNA encoding:
- a CDS encoding DHA2 family efflux MFS transporter permease subunit, encoding MTKTPTSSDNSSSTAESNIKLTETQLKFLPYVMAVALFMQILDGTILNTALPQMAIALGESPLKMQWAVISYALTLAIFIPVSGFLADKYGTRKVFLSSIVVFTLGSLFCAMSSDLNMLVISRVFQGVGGAMMTPVARLILFKSYPRNKLLTVMNYAVIPALIAPLIGPLLGGYLVQYVSWHWIFLMNIPMGIIGFLVALKYVPELKELVARFDWLGFGLFAFAAALLTLAVEMVSRPNDTLLGSVLIAVGIGLLLAYVGHAKRSKAPLFPLSLFSVRTFRVGISGNLFTRLGISAVPYLLPILLQVAFEYTPSQAGWLLMPIAAGSMTIKPWVSKIIRTFSYRKVLVANTTILGLLIISIGYFDASMPWYWIAPILFVMGCCNSLQFSAMNTITIGDLKGTQTSSGNSLMAVNQQLAMSFGIAFGAAVLAIFSDRLHFETTAAFSSTFWVMGIVTITSGLYFLRLNSDDGQGMY
- a CDS encoding DHA2 family efflux MFS transporter permease subunit, coding for MSNTKTPAAEDEAAEQDAPKVKLSAKQLKYLPTVLAIALFMQILDASILNTALPEMAKALDASPLKMQWAIISYALTLAIFIPVSGYLADKYGTKKVFLFAIVIFCLGSLLCALAPNLTYLVGFRLIQGVGGAMMTPVARLVLVKSYPRSQLLTVMNYALIPALVAPLVGPLIGGYLVQYASWHWIFLINVPMGVLGLILTVNLIPDLKEDAGKLDWRGFILFAVAAAMLTLAVEMLSKSGQGTTGLGLIVFSLILLAGYIYHARRCDHAIFPISLFSVRTFKVGIIGNLFTRIGISAIPYLLPLILQVEFKYTPSQAGWLLTPIAVGAIGIKPLVSPIIRKFSYQKVLLVNTFFVGLLIIVLAQFDASMSWVWLVPLLVVMGACNSLQFSALNTITVADLKGSLTSSGNSLMAVNQQLAISFGIAIGASILAIFTDRLHFDTVTSFHATYYVLGIFTILSGLHFLHLNTEDGRGVY
- a CDS encoding amidohydrolase, encoding MSISSQLLNETKQWRKQIHSEPELGFKEFKTSSFIVDKLTAFGIEVHQGLGVTGVVGTLKNGEGPTIGIRADIDALPIAEQTDVEYKSTHDNCMHACGHDGHTSILLGTAKYLSENKNFNGTIHFIFQPAEEVLGGAKAMIEDGLFDKFPMDAVYGLHNWPGLPVGQVAVNDGPMMASFDTFEITLTGKGTHAAMPHQGADPIAAGAALITNIQSIISRRISPLQSGVISVTQMNSGDTTNVIPDHAVLKGTVRSFDIDVRQSMQDMLRWLLLYHLYMVSQERLTITFIIQLLPTTVRLI
- the gdhA gene encoding NADP-specific glutamate dehydrogenase; translation: MSMQNVIDIIEERYPHQPEFIQAVKEVASTIQVVYDRDPNFAKYKVFERLTEPDRIISFRINWEDDEGNIQINRGWRVQFSNAIGPYKGGIRFHPTVNESILKFLGFEQIFKNALTGLPMGGAKGGSDFNPEGKSDNEIRRFCYAFIRELYHYIGQDMDVPAGDIGVSGREVSYMFAMYKNLSHEYTGVLTGKGVGFGGSLCRSEATGYGAVYFLQNMLNARNDKMEGKTVLVSGAGNVAVHAAEKALALGAKVITLSDSKGTLYDELGFTQEKIDWVKRQKAARRPLFEYHREFGGLWLPGKKPWEFDGDIAIPCATQNEVTEADARNMFEHGIRYIVEGANMPLDAEAIDFVREKKMHYAPGKAANAGGVAVSGLEMSQNSVRQYRSFEDVDQQLQVIMKNIHDDAAAAAEEYGFNCDECIDYMSGANIAGYNRVANALIAYGILN
- a CDS encoding M20/M25/M40 family metallo-hydrolase, which gives rise to MVTTLPPLYGVTGEIDYHIHYPVTTNNSEAYLDIKNAATAVVGADNVKTGVEPSMASEDFSFMSQQVKGAYFWLGVDGNEPSKPLHNPAYDFNDDAIEIGIKVWVSLVESVLGTA